The sequence actgtcaaacgctccctaaaacactttctaatcgacctggcccggatatcctggaaggatattgacctcatcccgtcagaggatgcctggttgttcttcaaaagtgccttcctcaccatcttaaataagcatgccccttccaaaaaatgttgaacaaagaacagatatagcccttggttcaccccatacttgactgcccttgaccagcacaaaaacatcctgtggtgcactgcactagcttcgaatagtccctgctatatgcaacttttcagtgaAGTTAGGAACCCATAtatacaggcagttaggaaagcaaaggctagctttttcaaacagaaatttgcatcctgcagcacaaactccaaaaagttctagGACACTAAAGTTCATGGCGACTAAGAGCACCTCTGCTGTCCActacactgaggctaggaaacgctgtcaccaccgataaagccACTATAATCCAATTTCAATAagaatttttctacggctggccatgctttctacctggctaccccctaccccggccaacatctcagcaccccctacAGCAACTCCCCCCCTgcctctccttcacccaaatccagacagctgatgttctgaaagagctgcaaattctggatccctacaaatcagctgggctagacaacctggagcctctctttctaaaattatccactgaaattgttgcaacccctattacttgcttgttcaacctctttcgtatcgtctgagatccccaaagattggaacgcTGCCGCAGTCatgcccctcttcaaagggggagacactctagacccaaactgttagaccaatatccatcctgccctgccttttgcTAAAATCGTCGAAAGGCCAGTTATTAAAccgatcaccaaccatttcgaatcccactgtaccccaccgtaccttctccactatgcaatctggtttccgagctggtcatgagtGTACCTCACCCAAACTCAAAAGTcctaaactatatcataacccccatcaataaaatacattactgtgcagctgtcttcgtcaacctggccaaggctttcgactctgtcaatcaccgcattcttatcggccgcctcaatagccttggcttctcaactGATTGCATCGTcgggttcaccaactacttctcagagttcagtatgtccatgtctctggcagtctctaaggggttgccacagggttcaattctcaagccaactcttttctctgtatatataaatgatgttgctcttgctgctggtgattatctgatccacctgtatgcagacgacaccattctggcccttctttggacaccgttaacaaacctccaaacaagcttcaatgccatacaaccctccttccgtggcctccagctACTTTTAAATgccagtaaaactaaatgcattctcttcaaccaattgctgcccgcaccctcccgcctaactagcatcactactctggacggttctgacttagaatatatggacaactacaaatacctaggtgtctggttagactgtaaactctccttccagactcgcattaagcatctccaatccaaaattaaatctatttcgcaacaaagcctccttcactcatgctgcaatacataccctcgtaaaactgaataTCCTTCGGTGTTCATgtacaaaatagtctccaatactctactcagactacatccaatttgctattacagtgccatccgttttgtcaccaaagccccatatactacccaccactgcgatctgtatgctcttgttggctgacccttgctacatattcgtgccaaacccactggctccaggtcatctacaagtctttgctaggtaaagctccgccttatctcagctcactggtcaccgtagcagcacccactcgtagcacgtgctGCAGCAggaatatttcactggtcatccccaaagccaacacctcctttggccgcctttccttacagttctctgctgccaatgactggaacgaattcaAAAATcgctggagacttatctccctctctaattttaagcatcagctgtcggAGCACCTtacgatcactgtacctgtacaccgcccatctgtaaatagcacacccaactacctcatccccatattgtaacttatcctcttgctctaattgcaccccagtatctctacttgcacatctcactccagtgttaatacattgtaattatttagcctctatggcctatttgttgccttacctccctaatcttactgcatcttactgcatttgcacacactgtacatagattgttctattgtgttattgactgtacattttgtAGATTTATCCCATGTAActgttttgtcacactgctttatttaatcttggccaggtcgcagttgtaaatgagaacttgttcccaactggcctacctggttaaataaaggtgaaataaaaataataaactgcTAGTATGTGTTAATGTCTCGGCACCTCTCTTCCAGAAAAGACGAAGGACCTGCTCTTCAATGGGACCAAAGCTGTCATGGGGAAAATCTGGAATATAGATGCAGAGAAGTGCTCCGCAATACAGCCATCGGGGTCAGGTATGAAACCTGATGTGAGCCAGACACTCCTGAGGGGACAGACACTGATTGGGCAGGATGGCAGACTACAGAGAACTACACCTGTTCAAGGTAATGAGCTTCTCATGTAAACTGCAACCTTTCACCCACATCTGAGAGTGGGCTGAAGAAAACCACTACTATCAGACTTGGAATCGCCATTCCAACTTCATTTCAGGAAATGATTACTGTTTAGTACAGGGGTGTCAAACTGCTGgttgtgtaaaaaaaataataataattaagaaCTAGGGCTGGGACAATACCAGTATCGCACTATTTTTTTAGAGGTAAAAAATAAACACCGCAGACGACCGGGTCCTTCTGTATGTAAATATTGTGTGCCATGGGTTGTAAAATAAGTTAATGCAACTCTGGATGACATGTTTGTttcaacattagggctgtttttcctaaagaagttaaatccacttcgtgttttgtttccttgccgcGATACTGGTATTGTCCCGGCCCTATACACAACCAGTTGATGTGATTTTCGGACTCATCTGTGACCTTACAGGGGAGTGTGAACCCACAGATACTTGGCTCTCTGtgtaatgagtttgacacctgtgcgTTAGTACATGAGACGGACACTTGCCCACAATTGGGATATTTTGACACATTTCCAGAATGGTCTGTGTGTATGGTTGTCTCAGGTTCAGTGTTGGCTCCAGTGAGGTGCTGTGTGTGTCAGAAGGCCCAGGACACCAGGAGGCCGTGCTCCCAGTGTGACCGCCCAGCCTGCCCCTCCTGCATCCAGCAGTGCGCCAGCTGCTCCAGATCCTGCTGCTCTGTCTGCACTGTCATCGAGTAAGTGACTCCTCACCCTTCTCCTTTCATCCACTGAATTTGCCCTTTTTTTAATCGAGTCAGAGGGAGCATCTCCTCCGAGTTGAGTAAAAACGGCAAACATTGCATCTACTGCGATTTCGCTATCGTAGTGTAATGACCTCAGgaagttaaataaattaaataatttcCATGGTATATGGAGTTCTCGACTTAGTTTATTCTCAACGCTCACACAGGGTACCGTGTGGGCAACGCCAAATCTAATAAAATAAACAGCACTCCTGTGCTGTGCTCCTTCCCATTTACACAAGAGTTCTGTATATAATGGCGAAGGGatcatgtctccgccctaacaatgaaagtcgttgtcccaaaggcacgtgacaagcttaggtccaaaataagcccatagaaacgcattgggatTATTTTGGCTAGAGTGAAACCTCTCGCCCCTCCCTTTGCAACTCACACTAACAAAATTGAGAGGTTACCTCTTCCCCTCTGACAAGCGGTTTCAATTCGCTATTTTCATGAGCGGTTTGGTCCAACAATCGGTCATGGACACTGAAACCGACAAAccgacattattttactgtaatagaaaATGTACCTTTCTAACGACACATGTTTGTCTCAACTACTCAAATTGTGCGCAGAGCACACATTACTAAAGCaggagtatcaatgaacattgattctggaaaTGTAATGCTCAGTTTGTCACATTGCGGTACTGCTAGCAGCATTTTAGTCTGTATAGTCtgtttataaatgtgcaataagcataaCACTACTGTAAGGATTTGGCAAcatgttctcattctgagaaataaggtaggccTCTTGATTTTTAcgtctgaacaaagtggacagtcTAGCATGCTGTTCAGTTGGAGacgtgtgttcataacaatttaACTGTTCTGCCTCGTTAGCTtgcaaatagatccaagttggttaaacttgaaatataaagattagctggctactcactagcacgtTTACTTGAGATTGCGACGTGTTAATTTCCTATAATGCCTGTTACAATAAAttagtcattattagtgaatgtgcatcATGCATGGTTTTGGTTTTAAATTTGTAACTGGGCATTTTCACAGACTTGCAAGCCacatcagtgattattgcaaaaaaGCAGGTTAAACTAATTTGATCAAATAAATTGATTAGTGAGCCTTATTTACCTTAATTTCACACACCTTGAATTCATTAGGATTATTGCTGACTGAAATCCTTGTATTTGAGCTTTAAATGTACAAGAGCTTATTTAGTAAGTCTATAGTGAGTTGcctaattttttaaatgtttaaatcaaTGATTTTTTTGGCTGTATCACCCAGCCCTAGACTGGACTCTGCTAAACCCTGCATAACTGGTACATGTGTGCTGACAACACAGGTGCAACTTTCCATGAGGGTACCTATGATGGTATGCAGTATTTTATGATTTAAGCATGCAGTGCAGAGCATCTAATGTCTCTTGCACTTTATTTAGCCTGTTActcattgttttctctttatccTCCTCAGCTACAGTGGACAGTATGATCAAGTGCTGTGCTGTGGCTGCGCATCATAATCAAGGATCAAGgattgtttttatatattttagttGTCATTTCTCATTAAATGTTAACTCTCAAATG is a genomic window of Oncorhynchus tshawytscha isolate Ot180627B linkage group LG11, Otsh_v2.0, whole genome shotgun sequence containing:
- the LOC112261839 gene encoding apoptosis regulatory protein Siva isoform X4; translated protein: MTKRAYPFAESFSSQYKIHVGQKELNHHGVFGNTYRQEVFEKTKDLLFNGTKAVMGKIWNIDAEKCSAIQPSGSGMKPDVSQTLLRGQTLIGQDGRLQRTTPVQGSVLAPVRCCVCQKAQDTRRPCSQCDRPACPSCIQQCASCSRSCCSVCTVIDYSGQYDQVLCCGCAS
- the LOC112261839 gene encoding apoptosis regulatory protein Siva isoform X1, translating into MTKRAYPFAESFSSQYKIHVGQKELNHHGVFGNTYRQEVFEKTKDLLFNGTKAVMGKIWNIDAEKCSAIQPSGSGMKPDVSQTLLRGQTLIGQDGRLQRTTPVQEWSVCMVVSGSVLAPVRCCVCQKAQDTRRPCSQCDRPACPSCIQQCASCSRSCCSVCTVIDPRLDSAKPCITGTCVLTTQVQLSMRVPMMVCSIL
- the LOC112261839 gene encoding apoptosis regulatory protein Siva isoform X3: MTKRAYPFAESFSSQYKIHVGQKELNHHGVFGNTYRQEVFEKTKDLLFNGTKAVMGKIWNIDAEKCSAIQPSGSGMKPDVSQTLLRGQTLIGQDGRLQRTTPVQEWSVCMVVSGSVLAPVRCCVCQKAQDTRRPCSQCDRPACPSCIQQCASCSRSCCSVCTVIDYSGQYDQVLCCGCAS
- the LOC112261839 gene encoding apoptosis regulatory protein Siva isoform X2 — encoded protein: MTKRAYPFAESFSSQYKIHVGQKELNHHGVFGNTYRQEVFEKTKDLLFNGTKAVMGKIWNIDAEKCSAIQPSGSGMKPDVSQTLLRGQTLIGQDGRLQRTTPVQGSVLAPVRCCVCQKAQDTRRPCSQCDRPACPSCIQQCASCSRSCCSVCTVIDPRLDSAKPCITGTCVLTTQVQLSMRVPMMVCSIL
- the LOC112261839 gene encoding apoptosis regulatory protein Siva isoform X5 → MTKRAYPFAESFSSQYKIHVGQKELNHHGVFGNTYRQEVFEKTKDLLFNGTKAVMGKIWNIDAEKCSAIQPSGSGMKPDVSQTLLRGQTLIGQDGRLQRTTPVQEWSVCMVVSGSVLAPVRCCVCQKAQDTRRPCSQCDRPACPSCIQQCASCSRSCCSVCTVIDLPSRRT